Proteins co-encoded in one Timaviella obliquedivisa GSE-PSE-MK23-08B genomic window:
- the hemW gene encoding radical SAM family heme chaperone HemW: MSPVFDPPTAAYIHIPFCRRRCFYCDFPISVVGDRPPLNSSFGSIAEYVEILCREIAIPSPTQNFPLTSVFFGGGTPSLLTVEQLTQILNTLDRHFSIATSAEISMEIDPGTFELVHLQGYRAAGVNRVSLGAQSFHSEILQACGRTHTPAEIYAAVEMIHQVNLPNFSLDLISGLPHLTLERWQESLEKAIALSPAHLSIYDLTIEPGTSFDRWYKPGVRPLPTDEMTAQMYRLAQQTLTAAGYEHYEISNYGRSGYQCHHNRVYWENRSYYGFGMAAASYVKGQRFVRPRKRREYFEWVEELEKNGGAIDCAVVSPEEMLLDTLMLGLRLADGLSVERMRSCFGSVLSAKVLEALQPYSKVEWVKIVNVPEQRIRLIDPEGFLFSNVVLATLFEKLG; this comes from the coding sequence ATGTCCCCTGTGTTTGACCCGCCTACAGCAGCGTACATTCATATTCCGTTTTGTCGGCGACGCTGCTTCTATTGCGACTTTCCGATTTCGGTGGTGGGCGATCGCCCTCCCCTAAACTCCAGTTTTGGCTCTATTGCAGAATATGTCGAGATTTTATGTCGAGAGATTGCGATCCCATCTCCTACCCAAAATTTTCCCCTCACCTCAGTTTTTTTTGGCGGCGGTACGCCCTCTCTACTCACCGTCGAGCAACTAACGCAAATTCTCAACACGCTCGATCGCCACTTCAGCATTGCTACCAGCGCCGAAATTTCTATGGAGATTGATCCGGGCACCTTCGAGCTTGTCCATCTCCAGGGCTATCGCGCTGCTGGGGTCAATCGAGTCAGTTTAGGCGCTCAATCCTTTCATTCCGAAATCCTGCAAGCCTGCGGTAGAACCCATACTCCTGCCGAAATTTACGCTGCCGTTGAAATGATTCATCAGGTAAACTTACCCAACTTCAGCCTAGATCTGATTTCTGGACTGCCCCATTTAACCTTGGAGCGCTGGCAAGAATCTTTGGAAAAAGCGATCGCCCTCTCCCCCGCTCACTTATCAATCTATGACCTGACTATCGAACCCGGCACTTCTTTCGATCGCTGGTACAAACCGGGCGTTAGACCCTTGCCTACCGATGAAATGACAGCGCAAATGTATCGGCTTGCCCAACAAACTTTAACAGCAGCAGGGTACGAGCATTATGAAATCTCTAACTATGGGCGATCGGGCTACCAGTGTCATCACAATCGGGTGTACTGGGAAAACCGCTCCTACTATGGCTTTGGCATGGCAGCAGCCAGCTATGTCAAGGGTCAGCGGTTTGTGCGTCCGCGTAAACGCCGAGAATATTTTGAGTGGGTGGAAGAGTTAGAGAAAAATGGCGGGGCAATCGACTGTGCGGTGGTTTCTCCAGAAGAAATGCTGCTGGATACTCTAATGTTGGGGTTACGGTTAGCAGATGGACTGAGTGTTGAGAGAATGCGATCGTGCTTTGGATCTGTTTTATCAGCGAAAGTTTTAGAAGCTCTCCAGCCTTACTCAAAAGTTGAATGGGTCAAGATTGTAAATGTTCCAGAACAAAGAATTAGATTGATAGATCCAGAAGGTTTTTTATTTTCCAACGTTGTCCTGGCTACCCTATTTGAAAAACTTGGCTAA
- a CDS encoding LOG family protein, which translates to MTTSLSSSDPQSLQVEISELLTHLPSMKHGELIQRALTTLVRMAEVEADRLDWKILNSSLQDMEQAFRVFYPYRHIRKISIFGSARTKPDAPEYQMAADFARCVTQLGFMVMTGGGPGIMQAGNEGAGLEKSFGLNIQLPFEQGSNPFIEGDPKLINFKYFFTRKLFFLRESDALALFPGGFGTQDEAFECLTLMQTGKADPLPLVLVDPPGGDYWKNWEVYQRDHLLKAGWINEDDLHLYTLTDRVDEACEAIASFYKVFHSSRYVGENLILLLKCEPSEETIEYLNQKYSKLLVKGKILRGTVLAQEIGSETEHLARLILHFNQRDLGLLYQLIRDLNRLVEPAPEVVHPEQK; encoded by the coding sequence ATGACAACATCTCTATCATCTTCTGATCCTCAGTCTCTTCAGGTCGAGATTAGTGAACTCTTGACCCATCTACCGAGCATGAAGCATGGGGAGCTTATTCAACGCGCCCTAACAACGCTTGTCCGAATGGCTGAGGTAGAAGCCGATCGCCTGGATTGGAAAATTCTCAATTCTTCTCTACAGGATATGGAGCAGGCGTTCCGAGTGTTTTATCCCTATCGCCACATTCGTAAAATTTCCATCTTTGGCTCTGCTCGCACGAAGCCTGATGCGCCAGAGTATCAGATGGCGGCAGACTTTGCTCGATGCGTGACGCAACTGGGCTTTATGGTGATGACAGGTGGGGGCCCTGGCATCATGCAGGCGGGTAACGAAGGGGCGGGGTTAGAGAAGTCTTTTGGGCTAAATATTCAATTGCCGTTTGAGCAGGGTTCTAACCCCTTTATTGAGGGTGACCCGAAGCTGATCAATTTTAAGTATTTCTTTACCCGCAAGTTGTTTTTCTTGAGAGAAAGTGATGCATTGGCGCTTTTTCCAGGCGGCTTTGGCACGCAGGATGAGGCGTTTGAGTGTTTAACGCTCATGCAGACTGGCAAGGCTGACCCGTTGCCACTGGTGTTAGTTGATCCGCCGGGGGGTGATTACTGGAAGAACTGGGAGGTGTATCAGCGCGATCATTTGCTGAAGGCTGGGTGGATTAATGAGGATGATTTGCACTTATACACCTTGACCGATCGCGTCGATGAAGCGTGTGAGGCGATCGCCAGTTTTTATAAAGTTTTTCACTCTAGCCGTTACGTAGGCGAGAATCTCATCCTCCTACTCAAGTGCGAACCTTCAGAAGAAACGATCGAATACCTCAATCAAAAATACAGTAAATTACTGGTGAAAGGAAAAATTCTTAGGGGTACTGTTCTGGCTCAAGAAATTGGCAGCGAAACTGAGCACCTCGCTCGTCTGATTCTGCACTTTAACCAACGCGATTTAGGATTGCTCTATCAATTGATTCGAGATCTTAACCGCTTGGTAGAACCTGCCCCAGAGGTGGTTCATCCTGAACAAAAATAG
- a CDS encoding photosystem II reaction center protein K, which produces MEAAMLLAKLPEAYAIFDPLVDVLPVIPVFFLLLAFVWQASVGFR; this is translated from the coding sequence ATGGAAGCGGCAATGCTATTAGCAAAATTACCTGAAGCCTACGCAATCTTTGATCCTCTGGTAGACGTTCTACCTGTGATCCCTGTGTTTTTCTTACTGCTGGCTTTTGTTTGGCAAGCGTCAGTTGGTTTTAGATAA
- a CDS encoding lysozyme, with protein sequence MAYSLKIMLDTWLKLSTDQGSKLPDEQKQYISAGAVLPIANFEAVGADHIRIAFGQDPQGRQVFFKGRNTWYVYRPTVQVLRDGQVIAIAKFVSSSTYALKVLIDTWFKLSTVQSSLLPNEQKQFVDAGSLIALSSYELVKDDHIKVTLGLDRQGKQLAFKGRNTWYVYQPMVQILRNGQVISSASSLTTSTGKINANGLRLLKSMEGLRLEAYLDAVGIWTIGYGTTSGVVPGMRISQAEAEAFLKRDLATFEAAIANAIKVPVTADQFSALVSFIYNIGETDFVKSTLLKLLNQKDYLGAADQLLRWNKGGGQELPGLTRRRQAERALFLGQDFTVFL encoded by the coding sequence GTGGCTTATTCTCTCAAAATTATGTTGGATACCTGGCTAAAGCTCAGCACGGACCAGGGTTCAAAATTACCAGATGAGCAAAAGCAATATATTAGTGCCGGTGCGGTGCTACCGATCGCCAATTTCGAGGCAGTTGGAGCAGACCATATCCGCATAGCATTTGGGCAAGATCCGCAAGGTCGGCAAGTTTTTTTTAAAGGACGTAATACTTGGTATGTCTATCGTCCAACCGTGCAAGTTTTGCGAGATGGGCAAGTCATTGCGATCGCTAAATTTGTTTCCAGTTCAACCTACGCACTGAAGGTTTTAATAGATACGTGGTTTAAGCTCAGTACCGTTCAAAGCTCTCTGTTGCCCAATGAGCAAAAACAGTTCGTTGATGCGGGTAGCCTGATTGCCCTATCGAGTTACGAACTGGTTAAAGATGATCATATTAAAGTCACACTGGGACTAGATCGGCAAGGTAAACAACTGGCGTTCAAAGGGCGTAACACCTGGTATGTTTATCAACCTATGGTACAGATCTTGCGCAACGGACAAGTGATTTCTTCAGCCAGTTCCCTAACTACCAGTACTGGAAAAATTAATGCAAATGGACTGCGCCTCCTGAAGTCGATGGAAGGATTGCGGTTAGAGGCGTATTTAGATGCAGTTGGGATTTGGACAATTGGCTATGGCACTACCTCAGGAGTAGTGCCAGGGATGCGGATTTCGCAAGCAGAAGCAGAAGCGTTTTTGAAAAGAGATTTGGCGACCTTTGAAGCAGCGATCGCCAACGCTATTAAAGTTCCTGTCACCGCCGATCAATTCTCAGCCCTAGTTTCTTTTATCTATAACATTGGAGAAACAGATTTTGTCAAGTCAACCTTGCTAAAACTCCTTAATCAAAAAGACTACCTAGGAGCCGCAGATCAACTGCTACGCTGGAACAAAGGCGGCGGTCAAGAACTGCCTGGTTTGACGCGCCGACGACAGGCTGAGCGAGCACTATTCTTGGGGCAAGATTTCACAGTATTCCTTTAG
- the trxA gene encoding thioredoxin: protein MSAAAQVTDSTFKLEVLESDVPVLVDFWAPWCGPCRMVAPVVDEIAEQYIGQVKVVKLNTDENPGVASQYGIRSIPTLMIFKGGQRVDMVVGAVPKTTLATTLEKYL, encoded by the coding sequence ATGTCAGCAGCCGCGCAAGTTACAGATTCAACCTTTAAGCTAGAGGTTCTTGAGAGTGATGTTCCGGTACTGGTGGACTTCTGGGCACCGTGGTGTGGTCCCTGCCGGATGGTTGCTCCCGTAGTCGATGAGATCGCTGAGCAGTACATCGGGCAGGTCAAGGTGGTCAAACTCAATACCGATGAGAACCCTGGAGTGGCAAGTCAGTATGGTATCCGCAGTATTCCTACCTTAATGATTTTTAAGGGCGGACAAAGAGTAGATATGGTGGTGGGAGCAGTGCCTAAGACAACTTTGGCAACTACTTTGGAAAAATATCTCTAG
- a CDS encoding peroxiredoxin, with product MSLPVGTPAPSFTVKDTHGNTVSLSDYAGKTVVLYFYPKDDTPGCTKEACSFRDNYSAYQGKDIAVFGVSMDDETSHQAFTQKFSLPFPLLADSEGVLTRAYDVDGGGYAKRVTYVIDGTGQIVKTYDGTVKTETHATDILAELGL from the coding sequence ATGTCGCTACCCGTTGGCACTCCTGCCCCCAGCTTTACTGTTAAAGATACCCATGGCAACACCGTTTCGCTGTCTGATTATGCAGGCAAAACTGTGGTGCTGTACTTTTATCCCAAAGACGATACACCAGGCTGCACCAAAGAAGCTTGTAGCTTCCGCGATAACTATTCTGCTTACCAAGGCAAAGATATTGCGGTCTTTGGTGTCAGCATGGATGATGAAACCTCTCACCAAGCATTCACTCAAAAATTTAGTCTGCCTTTTCCTTTGTTGGCAGATAGTGAGGGTGTCTTAACTCGCGCCTACGATGTAGATGGTGGTGGCTACGCCAAGCGAGTGACCTATGTGATCGATGGCACAGGGCAAATTGTCAAAACTTACGATGGTACGGTCAAGACAGAGACTCATGCTACCGATATTTTGGCAGAGTTGGGTTTATAG
- a CDS encoding response regulator, with product MERLTVDQLVHQFQVNHRSHYTGRVDLQLAKGECWSLYFQLGRLVWATGGVHRFRRWYRSLSQFCPEICPTGVRLREAETSRIWEYLVLTVLIKRQRIRLEQAVMLIQHSVNEVLFDILQGIDEVSHLTYVSENSETIGDPLTLINAEQILLRAQLTWETWRNANLAPYSPNFAPVLRRTNELQEQTSPSTYKTLKSLVNGSSTLRDIATLIKQNPLTVARSLLPYIHRGLIGFQGIPDITLPELQEEMAVAAPPTPRRVSTHQPLIVCIDDSFQVCQAVHQILTPAGYRFTSIQDSMQALPALIELKPNLIFLDLMMPVANGYEICVQVRRVSVLKDIPIVILTGKDGIVDRVRAKMVGASDYLAKPVEADKLLAVVQKYLTLKDPKPKSSGDYEMGETTALLLKESLLNS from the coding sequence ATGGAACGTTTGACGGTTGACCAGTTGGTTCATCAATTTCAAGTCAATCATCGCTCTCACTATACGGGTAGAGTCGATTTGCAGTTGGCGAAAGGAGAATGCTGGAGCTTATATTTTCAACTGGGTCGTTTGGTGTGGGCAACAGGCGGAGTGCACCGTTTCCGACGATGGTATCGAAGTTTGTCACAGTTTTGTCCGGAGATTTGCCCAACAGGAGTTCGGTTGCGTGAAGCAGAGACTTCGCGCATTTGGGAATACTTAGTGCTCACGGTACTCATCAAACGGCAGCGCATTCGCTTAGAACAAGCGGTGATGCTCATTCAGCACAGCGTTAACGAAGTCTTGTTTGACATTCTTCAAGGAATTGACGAGGTCAGTCATCTGACCTACGTTTCTGAGAATTCAGAAACCATTGGTGATCCATTGACCTTGATTAACGCTGAGCAAATTCTGTTGCGGGCACAGCTAACCTGGGAAACTTGGCGCAACGCCAACTTGGCACCTTATTCACCTAATTTTGCGCCTGTGCTGCGACGGACAAACGAGTTACAAGAGCAAACCTCTCCCAGCACTTATAAAACCCTAAAGTCGTTAGTCAATGGTTCTTCGACTCTACGAGATATTGCTACCTTAATTAAGCAAAATCCGCTTACAGTCGCGCGATCGCTTCTCCCATACATTCATCGCGGACTGATTGGCTTTCAAGGTATTCCCGACATTACGCTACCTGAGCTTCAAGAAGAAATGGCAGTCGCTGCTCCTCCAACTCCAAGGCGCGTTTCCACCCATCAGCCATTAATTGTCTGCATTGATGACAGTTTTCAAGTCTGTCAGGCAGTCCATCAAATCTTGACTCCGGCAGGCTATCGATTTACAAGCATTCAAGATTCAATGCAAGCGTTACCGGCGTTAATTGAACTAAAGCCAAACTTAATTTTTTTAGACCTAATGATGCCTGTTGCAAATGGGTATGAAATTTGTGTTCAAGTTCGGCGAGTTTCGGTACTTAAGGACATTCCTATCGTCATTTTGACGGGAAAAGACGGCATTGTCGATCGCGTGCGGGCAAAAATGGTTGGGGCTTCAGATTATTTGGCAAAGCCTGTCGAAGCGGATAAGTTGCTGGCAGTGGTACAAAAATACCTGACGCTAAAAGACCCGAAGCCTAAATCGTCAGGAGACTATGAGATGGGCGAAACTACAGCGCTCTTGTTAAAAGAAAGTTTATTGAATAGTTAG
- a CDS encoding Hpt domain-containing protein, with amino-acid sequence MASVQGFSDAKSIRLAQQDDLAQTAFLPQKDCLVQNGCLTQNESLATIAALINPLLAHNIRAKVACKGDRLGILLEAIGVPDRAQATLIQPGIRQGFQKLQLQKLQLQNIQTLKVYGRQIGQVSPAWCLVFPIALSNQQKLYGYFVIEAQGLLENLEQDLLTLREDHSLAKIHNMLLAVHTIKGGSASVGLQTIAKIAHGLEDVFAALRHSQEELDLELELLLLQGYDCLRIPLMAQFAGVQIDEPEALNRVASVIAQIQAKLRGCFDPDLPLLTSVDLGFDVVQNLFQVGVAQRLGDLERSLLSPHATQLAVLLHEKAEFFLGVAESMNLPGFGAIAQTVLTALQVNPHRVLEIATVALADFSQGRAAVLGGDRQAGGFPSVDLKKLATLDNVSSSPKNLAFQTVAYQEEWRDHTLPLLDVDLPTLEAELSLDEVFGHYEE; translated from the coding sequence ATGGCTTCTGTTCAAGGGTTTAGTGATGCAAAGTCAATACGCTTGGCTCAGCAAGATGATTTGGCTCAAACAGCCTTTTTACCTCAAAAAGACTGCTTAGTTCAGAACGGCTGTTTAACTCAGAACGAGAGCTTAGCCACGATCGCGGCTCTCATCAACCCCTTGCTTGCACACAATATAAGGGCAAAGGTGGCATGTAAGGGCGATCGCTTGGGTATTTTGCTTGAGGCGATCGGTGTGCCAGACCGGGCACAGGCAACCTTAATTCAACCTGGAATTCGCCAAGGATTTCAAAAACTTCAACTTCAAAAACTTCAACTTCAAAACATTCAGACCCTCAAAGTCTATGGACGACAGATCGGGCAGGTGAGTCCGGCTTGGTGCCTTGTTTTTCCGATTGCTCTTTCTAACCAACAAAAGCTGTATGGTTATTTTGTCATAGAGGCACAAGGGCTGTTAGAAAATCTTGAACAGGACTTGCTGACTCTCCGGGAAGATCATAGCTTGGCAAAAATTCATAATATGCTGCTAGCCGTTCACACTATCAAAGGTGGCTCTGCCAGTGTGGGGCTACAAACCATTGCTAAAATTGCCCATGGACTGGAGGATGTTTTTGCCGCCCTCCGCCATTCACAGGAGGAACTGGATTTAGAGCTAGAGTTGCTGTTGCTACAGGGGTATGATTGCTTGAGAATACCGCTAATGGCGCAATTTGCCGGAGTCCAAATTGATGAACCGGAGGCGCTAAACCGGGTAGCTTCGGTGATTGCGCAGATTCAGGCAAAGCTAAGGGGTTGCTTCGACCCAGACCTGCCCCTTCTTACTTCGGTGGATTTGGGGTTTGATGTGGTGCAAAATTTGTTTCAGGTTGGCGTTGCTCAGCGGCTAGGCGACTTGGAGCGATCGCTGCTCTCTCCTCACGCTACTCAACTTGCCGTCTTGCTGCACGAAAAAGCAGAGTTCTTTTTAGGCGTGGCAGAGTCGATGAATTTGCCAGGGTTCGGGGCGATCGCTCAGACAGTTCTAACGGCGCTTCAGGTGAATCCTCATCGAGTATTAGAGATTGCGACTGTAGCATTGGCAGATTTTTCCCAAGGTCGGGCAGCAGTATTAGGAGGCGATCGGCAGGCAGGCGGCTTTCCTTCAGTAGATCTAAAAAAATTGGCGACTTTGGATAATGTTTCATCCTCTCCAAAAAATTTGGCATTTCAAACAGTTGCCTATCAAGAGGAGTGGCGTGATCATACTTTGCCACTGTTGGATGTTGATTTACCAACGCTAGAGGCAGAACTGAGTTTGGATGAGGTTTTTGGACATTATGAAGAATAA
- a CDS encoding GuaB3 family IMP dehydrogenase-related protein — MDIQIGRGKTARRAYGIDEIALVPGQRTLDPSLADTRWQIGGIEREIPIIASAMDGVVDVKMAVKLSQLGALGVLNLEGIQTRYEDPEPILDQITAVDKTEFVPLMQKLYAEPIKPELIVRRIQEIKQQGGIAAVSATPAGAAKFGATVAKAGADLFFIQATVVSTAHLSPESITPLDLTQFCQEMPMPVILGNCVSYEVTLNLMKAGAAAVLVGIGPGAACTSRGVLGVGIPQATAVADCAAARNDYFQETGNYIPVIADGGLITGGDICKCIACGADGVMIGSPFARAEEAPGRGYHWGMATPSPVLPRGTRIRVGKTGTLEQILRGPAQLDDGTHNLLGALQTSMGTLGAKNIREMQQVEVIIAPALLTEGKVYQKAQQLGMGK; from the coding sequence GTGGATATTCAAATCGGCAGAGGCAAAACAGCCCGCAGAGCGTATGGTATTGATGAGATTGCGCTTGTCCCTGGACAACGAACCCTAGATCCATCATTGGCAGATACTCGCTGGCAAATTGGCGGGATTGAACGCGAAATTCCCATCATCGCGAGCGCCATGGACGGCGTAGTAGACGTGAAAATGGCAGTGAAGCTATCTCAGTTAGGCGCATTAGGCGTACTCAACCTCGAAGGGATTCAAACTCGTTACGAAGATCCAGAACCCATCCTGGATCAAATTACCGCAGTAGACAAAACAGAATTTGTGCCGTTGATGCAAAAGCTGTATGCCGAACCCATCAAGCCAGAACTGATCGTCCGTCGAATTCAAGAAATTAAGCAGCAGGGAGGCATCGCCGCCGTCAGCGCCACCCCAGCCGGAGCCGCAAAGTTTGGAGCAACAGTGGCTAAAGCCGGAGCCGATCTGTTCTTTATTCAGGCAACGGTTGTTTCTACTGCCCACCTATCTCCAGAATCTATTACCCCTCTCGATTTGACTCAGTTTTGTCAAGAGATGCCGATGCCCGTTATCTTAGGCAACTGTGTTAGCTACGAAGTTACCCTAAATTTGATGAAAGCGGGTGCAGCAGCAGTTTTAGTGGGTATTGGTCCGGGTGCTGCCTGTACTTCTCGGGGCGTTTTAGGAGTCGGCATTCCTCAAGCCACTGCTGTGGCAGATTGTGCCGCTGCTCGGAACGATTATTTTCAAGAAACCGGTAACTACATTCCTGTAATTGCGGACGGTGGATTAATAACAGGCGGCGATATTTGCAAATGCATTGCCTGTGGTGCCGATGGTGTCATGATTGGATCGCCTTTCGCCAGAGCCGAAGAAGCGCCTGGACGAGGATATCACTGGGGCATGGCAACTCCTAGCCCTGTTTTACCGCGAGGCACTCGCATACGGGTAGGTAAGACTGGAACGCTTGAACAAATTTTGCGGGGCCCAGCGCAGCTTGATGACGGTACCCACAATCTATTGGGGGCGCTCCAAACCAGTATGGGGACTTTAGGCGCAAAAAACATTCGAGAAATGCAACAGGTAGAAGTAATTATTGCACCTGCACTGCTAACTGAGGGAAAGGTCTATCAAAAGGCGCAACAATTAGGGATGGGGAAGTAG
- a CDS encoding PIN/TRAM domain-containing protein → MLDAIIIISFIIAGGGIGFFSVDFLPTSALEQVSNLEGLSTVTGGFGALMGLAIGLVAQTSYRRIERQVREMPVDMLLSRAVGLVLGLLVANLMLAPIFLLPIPREFAFIKPLAAVLSSVIFAFSGINLADVHGRTLLRLINPNSVESMLMAEGTLKPTTTKILDTSCIIDGRIQDLLATGFLEGQLLIPRFVLQELQQVADSSNDQKRVRGRRGLDILNQIQEAFPTRITIHPADYEDVATVDAKLVRLAQDINGMLLTNDYNLNKVASLQKVTVLNINELAQAMRPAYLPGDSLDLKILKQGKEPAQGVGYLNDGTMVVVEEGGALIGDAVTVVVTGALQTSAGRMIFARPEASVMA, encoded by the coding sequence ATGCTCGACGCAATTATTATTATTTCATTCATCATAGCAGGCGGAGGAATTGGCTTTTTTAGCGTCGATTTCTTGCCCACCAGTGCCTTAGAGCAAGTCAGCAACCTAGAGGGCTTAAGCACAGTCACTGGAGGATTTGGAGCTTTAATGGGACTGGCGATCGGGCTGGTTGCCCAGACTAGCTATCGCCGCATTGAGCGACAAGTCCGAGAAATGCCCGTTGATATGCTGCTAAGCCGTGCCGTTGGACTCGTGCTAGGGTTGCTGGTTGCTAACCTCATGCTGGCTCCAATTTTTCTGTTGCCCATTCCGCGAGAATTTGCCTTCATCAAACCTTTGGCAGCAGTATTAAGCAGCGTTATATTTGCCTTCTCAGGAATAAACTTAGCTGATGTGCATGGGCGAACATTATTGCGGCTGATTAATCCCAACAGCGTTGAGTCAATGTTGATGGCGGAAGGCACATTAAAGCCAACAACTACAAAAATTTTAGATACAAGCTGCATTATTGATGGACGAATTCAGGATTTATTGGCGACCGGTTTTTTAGAAGGTCAACTTTTAATTCCACGCTTTGTGCTGCAAGAATTACAGCAGGTTGCCGATTCTTCTAACGATCAGAAGCGAGTCCGGGGACGCAGAGGCTTAGACATTTTGAATCAAATTCAAGAAGCTTTCCCAACTCGCATTACCATTCATCCGGCTGATTACGAGGATGTAGCAACAGTAGATGCTAAGCTGGTTCGCTTAGCGCAAGACATTAACGGAATGTTGCTAACGAATGATTACAACCTCAACAAAGTTGCAAGTTTACAAAAGGTAACAGTCTTAAATATTAATGAGTTAGCTCAGGCAATGCGCCCGGCATATCTGCCTGGAGATTCGCTTGACCTAAAAATTCTTAAGCAAGGAAAAGAGCCCGCTCAAGGTGTTGGCTACTTGAACGATGGCACGATGGTTGTGGTAGAAGAAGGCGGTGCCTTGATTGGCGATGCTGTGACAGTTGTGGTGACTGGAGCGCTACAGACCTCCGCAGGACGAATGATTTTTGCCCGTCCTGAAGCCTCGGTGATGGCGTAG
- a CDS encoding NAD-dependent epimerase, producing the protein MQVLVTGVAGFVGYHLAQRLLSQGIQVYGIDNLNNYYDVQLKKDRLAQLNPQTGFQFQFLDLSDRPALTQIFQDHTFDCVVNLAAQAGVRYSIQNPHAYVDSNLTGFVNLLEGCRHSQVRHLVFASSSSVYGANPKIPFSTSDNVDHPISLYAATKKANELMAYTYSHLYRLPMTGLRFFTVYGPWGRPDMAYFKFVKAIEAGEAIDVYNHGDMQRDFTYIDDIVEGVVRVMLKPPSAEGSELVHQAPYKLYNIGNNQPVALGTFIEVIETALGKKAQKNYLPMQPGDVPITYADVDDLMQDVGFKPSTSIEVGIDRFVEWYRQYYA; encoded by the coding sequence ATGCAAGTATTGGTCACTGGAGTCGCTGGTTTTGTGGGTTATCATTTGGCGCAGCGTCTCTTGAGCCAGGGGATACAGGTTTATGGCATTGATAACTTGAATAACTATTATGATGTCCAACTCAAAAAAGATCGGTTGGCGCAGCTTAATCCTCAAACCGGGTTTCAATTTCAGTTTTTAGATTTGAGCGATCGCCCTGCCCTAACCCAGATTTTTCAAGACCATACTTTTGATTGTGTGGTTAACCTTGCTGCCCAAGCTGGAGTTCGCTACTCCATCCAAAATCCTCATGCCTACGTAGACAGTAACCTGACGGGTTTTGTGAATTTGCTAGAAGGCTGTCGGCATAGCCAAGTTCGCCACCTTGTCTTTGCTTCTTCAAGTTCGGTCTATGGCGCTAATCCTAAGATTCCTTTTTCCACCAGCGACAACGTTGACCACCCGATTTCGCTCTATGCCGCCACTAAAAAAGCCAATGAGCTTATGGCGTATACCTACAGCCATCTCTATCGGTTGCCAATGACGGGGCTGCGGTTCTTTACGGTTTATGGTCCGTGGGGTAGACCGGATATGGCTTACTTTAAGTTTGTGAAGGCGATCGAAGCGGGAGAGGCGATCGACGTTTACAACCACGGCGATATGCAACGAGACTTTACCTACATTGATGACATTGTGGAAGGAGTGGTGCGAGTAATGCTTAAGCCGCCTAGTGCTGAAGGATCTGAGCTAGTGCATCAAGCGCCCTATAAGCTCTACAACATTGGCAATAATCAGCCCGTGGCGTTAGGAACCTTTATCGAAGTCATTGAAACAGCGCTGGGTAAGAAAGCTCAGAAGAACTATCTACCGATGCAACCGGGCGATGTGCCCATTACCTACGCCGATGTAGATGACCTCATGCAGGATGTTGGTTTCAAGCCAAGCACGTCGATCGAAGTCGGAATCGATCGCTTTGTAGAATGGTATCGGCAGTACTACGCATAA